ATGCGCCTGTACAACCCGAAGACGGGCAAGTTCAGCACCAGCCGCCAGCTCACGCGCAAACTGCCGGGCCGACCCGCAGCGGTCTACCTCTACACCGAGCACGCCGCAACCACCCGCATCCTGGCGTTGGACTTCGACTCCACACGCGGCGGGCCCGCTGCGGTGGAGCGTGACGTCGAGATCGCACGCCACTGGCTCACAGCCGCCGGCGGCCGCCTCATCGTCGACCGCTCCACCAACGGCGGCATGCACATCATCTGCCCGCTGGCGCCAGCCACCAGCGCCACCCACGCCGAGATCACGCACCTGACCGCGGTCCTGGCCGCACACCTGCCGACCCTGGACACCTCACCCAACGGCAACATCGCGACCGGATGCCTGAGCCTGCCCGGCACCCTCGACAAGCAGGGTGGCCACCGCCAGCTACTCGGCAGTCTGCGCGATGCCCTCGACACTATCGCCGACGGCTCCACCCCAGACTTCCTGCCGACCCTCTACGCCCACCTCGGCATCCTCAAACGGCAGCCCACTCCCGCAGAGACCACAGCCCCCGACAACTGCCCCGCCCTGGCACAGTTCACCACGGGCAATGGCGACGACCTGCGCCTCGCGCCTGCCCACACCAACCCCACGCCCATCCCGGCCCAAGTGCTGCACTACGCCATCCACGGCGACCCCACCGGATCGGCTGGACGCGCCTGGCCCACCCACTCCGAAGCCCGGATGTCGGTGATCTACCACGCCGTCATGCGCGGCTACACCCTCAACGATCTACGCGCACTCATCGCCCCGAACGGCCCCTGGCACCGCGGCTTGGGAGCAGCGTTCAACCGCTACGCCAGCCGCGCCGACAAAGCCCTGAGCAGGGACTTCAGCAAAGCAATCAACCACTACTACGAAATGGTGCTCATTCACCGGCACCGTCAACACAAGGTACAGAAAGAATCACCGGGGGGGACGACATCAAAGGCAGCCGGCCCAGCAACGCGCGGAGCCAGCGGACCCGTGGAACTGCGTCGCTGGCTGGCCTACGCATTCCGCTGGGCTGATGCCGAATACCAAGGCCGACGACAACGGTGGACGGTCAAGGTAGTCCTGCAGGCGCTGGCCTACCTGGCGATGAAATCAGGCGAGCAAGTCAACGGTGTCTGGGTGGTCGCAGTTGGAGGACGCAGCCTGTCGCTGGCGGCCGGCCTGATGACCGCCGACGCGGTGTGGAAGGTCCTGCGCGACGTGCGAGACCGTGTCGGCGCTCCGCTGATCCTGACCCGCCGCGCCGTCGGCCGCGAAGCCGACGCCTACGCCCTGACCAGGCAAGGCGCCCAAACAGTCGACATAGTCGCGGCCGAGCGGATCCGCATCGAACCCGTACACGACGCCTGGCAGATTCTGGGTTGGCGACTGCAACGCATCCACGACCTGGTCGTGCACCACGGCCTCACCGACCGCGCCGACATCTACGCCGCGGCCGCAGTCACTCGAAGCACCGGCGACGCCATCATCCTCGACCTACAGATCGCCGGCTTAATCGCCGTCACCGGCCGCGGCCGCGTCGGGCCCGGCCCCACCACCCTTGACGCCATCGCCGCCCGCCACAGACTCCACGACACCCGCCAAGACCGCATCGAGCGCTACCGCGCCGAACGCAACGCCTGGCACCAGTGGCTCGACAACAAACATGACGAGCAAGCACACCTGCTTCTCGCACAGACCGCCGACGAGGCCTACCTGCGCGGCCCCAGACGTGATCGCGCCCTCGCGATGCACGCGGCCTACCTGCAATCAGTACTGGCCACCGGCCCTCCCCCAATGCCCGGATACGACACACCGACCGACACCGGAGAAGACGACGAAACTCTCGTCATTGAGCGCCGGGCACTGACCCTGCTGTGGGAAATGCTGGGCGCCGTCGTGGTGCGGTGCTGACCAGTTCTCCAGGGGTTAACGTTGGTAAGTGAGTAGTGGGAAGGGGGATGCCTCGGCATGCGACCTGTGACCGTCGCGGCTGGCGTCGCAGTGTGCTGCACCCTGGTGGGGTGTGGGGTCGGCGGCGGAGTGACGGCTCGTTCCACATCGGCCGCGTCCTCGCAGAACGCCGCAGGTGACCTCGGTCTGCCGGGAAAGACGTTTTCACCATTCGACATCCGCGTGTACGCCCAGGTGCCTCAAAGCAGCGACCGTGTTCCTCCAAACTCGATCTGGCATTTGCCGACCCAGACACCGATCAGGGTCATATGTATCCGGGAATCACCCGAACCCAGGCAGAACTGGCCACATGACCACGCGAAATGGGTGTGGATCCACTACAAGGGAAAAACGCCGAATGACGCGGGGTTCATCAGCCTGACGGATGTCACCGTCGAGACCGGACGGGACCCGAGTACGAACGCTCAGCTGACGATCGAAGAGGCTGTGCCAGCCTGCCCCAAATAGCCGGTCGCCAGGCACGATCGGTCGAAGCTGCTCCTTGTGCGCGCGCTCGACCGGCTCCGCGCTTCAGCGCTTCGGCACGTACTCGGCGGCCAGCGCCGCCGAGACAATCTCGGAACGCGACGCTTCCCGACGTCCAGGATGTCCGTCAGTGATGATCGCATTCACCCAGGCGACAATGCGGTTGAGTGCCTGGTCCTCCCCACCGTTTGGGCGGATATAGAGCGGCACCTGCGGGTCGGTCCTGTTCCTGCTCGCAACCGTCGGCCGCCGATAAAACGACGTGAAGTCGGTGTGCTCATCTGGGCGCCGCGCCAACACCAACTCGGGTAATCGTGCCAGGTGAGTACTTACCGCCGCCATGATCAGCGACGTCTGCGGAGGCTGCCCTGGCTGCTCGGCGGCCGCCTTGAACGCATCGAACACCGAACTGGCCACGCTGAGGCGGGTCGAGCGCACCACATGCATCACCGGATCGGACCAGTCGATGGTCAGATCCGGCAGCGGTCGCCGCCCCACGGTATGCGCCACACCCGCGCGCTCATCACGAGCTTCTACGGAGGTCTGCGCCGCACCCGCACCAGCCGATACCTCCGTGTCCGCGGCACGCGCAGGTGGGATTGCGGTGTCACGGTCGGCGCCACGTCCAGCACGCGTAGCTCCGCTGCTGGTCACAGCGTTGCCCGCAGCAGGCACGGTCGTCTCGGCGCTCACCGGGTCCTGGGGGGTGGCGGCAGGCGCCGCCGCGGGATGCCGCGGCGGCGGGACCTGCCCGGCCCGGCGCTGCCGGCCCGCCCGAAGCTTGCTCAATCCACCGCCGTTGACAGCAGTCTCGCTCACAACAACGCCTCCTCATCCTGCTGGTCTTGTGCCATGGCGTTGCGCACCGCATGGGTCAACACAGTGCGAGCAACGTCCTTGACCTCCGCGACAAACCTCGCACTGGAGGCCGGAATCTGACCGGACCGGCCCGGTGCACACACCGCCCCTGAAAGCTTGCGGCGCTTCAGAAATGCATGGCTGTGCACCGGCGGGCCCACCTCGATGCCATAGGTTGTGCTGATCTTCTCCAGGCGACTGACCTCAGGCTCGGGAGCGGCCTCAACCCGATTGGGCACCAACAGCAGCGGATACCCACCCTGCAACTCGTTGGTCATCTGCTCTGTCGCCGCCAGAGCACGCGTTTCCAGGTTCACCGGCACCACCACCACATGAGCGGCGCTGGCGGCGCCCACCGTGGACGGGACACCACCAGGATGGGTGTCGATGATCAGCGGACGTTTCAGCTCGGCTGACCATTTCTCCAGCGCGGCAGCCATATCGGGGCCCGAGGGCTGATTAACCGCGAAGTCAGGGTGCGACGGGATCAGGTCGGCCCGCATCCCCCGCCCGGACAGCGGACGTGGACACCGTCCGCGCTCCAGCGCGTCCAGCAGCGGCGCGTTCGTCCGCGTCTCGTAGCGATATCCCCACGCCCGGGTGGCGCCGCCGGCATCCCAGTCCAGGTCCACCAGCACGCCGTCCAGTAGCCATGCCAGCTCTTTGGCCAGCTCGGTCTTGCCGACCCCGCCCTTCCACGCCGCGATGGTGATGATGAGCCGGTTGAACAGGTCGAGGACGTAATCCGGGCTAGCGCCCACGTCCACACAGAACGTGTCCAGAGCAGAGCCCGTCAGCCCGATGCGCTCCAGCCCTGTCCCTTGCTGCACCGCCGTCCCTTGCATTGGGAAGCCCCTTCCATCCCCGCGTGCGGCGGATCAGACCACCACACCTACTAGCCGCACCGCGTCGCCATGCAACATCGCTCAGCGTTGTGAGCCACCACGTGGTGACAGATACTGCTGCACCACAACACAACTCACTGCGGCTCACCATAGCACAAACCCCCGTGTCGTACAGCACATGCGCACATACGCGCCGCACGTCATCGCTCCATCACAGCGGCGCATCACAGCGCCGCCCATACGCGCCGCACAGGTGCGGCGCACCCAAGCGCGTAACCTCCGTGCTCTACCACCGCGCCATATATGCACGCCGCACGTCGACGGCACACGAAGTGGGCGATGCGCGTCACAAGCCGTAGCGGCGCACAACAGCGACATCCGGCATGGGCGAACGTGTGCGCCTCGCCATGTTGCATATCCTGTTGCGCCGCATGTTGCGTACCATGTTGCATACCGCCGTGGTGTCTGATGTTGCGGACCATATCCCCAGTCCGGGAGGATGTGTACCCAAAGCCGGGGGCTCTGCGTGCCGTCGCACATGTCAGAACCCGGCACGGCACCAGGCATATAGGGGAGTCCGCGTTCGTGGCGCCACGGCCGTTCAGCGCCGTTTTCGCAGGTCGCAATGCTCGCGCCCATGGGGTATCGCGGCGGGGGATTGGCGGGCATGTTGCGCCCGATGTTGCATCCAATGTTGCCGGCGATGTTGCAGAACACTGACGTGGTCGCGCCGGGCCGGGTGGGTTGATGGGTGGCGTACCTAACCGGGACGCGACGCTCGCAGTGATGTTGTGCGCCGCACATGACCCGGGGGGCCCACCGCAGAATCACCTGCGCGGCGCACAACATGCCGGGGGACGTTGCGCGCAGGGGGCAGCCGAACCTCGCCATGCGCCGGGGGAGAGGGTCGGTGAGCAGTGATGCGCGGCGCACATGGTCGGCGCTGGCGTGAGCCCGGAGTATGGCCGGGCCCGGCCCGACGGCGCGGCGCGCAACGCGCAGAACGCACAATGCACATCGCCGCGCTCTGCGCGTGTGGTGGCGCTCGCGGAAACCGGCGCTAAACCAGGTAAAATGTCCGGTGTTATGGATGCCCAGAAAGCTGCAGCATTGCGGCGTGTTCGCGCCCAAGCTGGCGAGCTAGATCGGATCGACGCGGATCGCAGACGCCACATTGCGCTGCGGGACAAAGCGATTCGTCAGGCCAAGGAGGCAGGCGCTACCTGGAGCGAACTGCAGCGCGAGGCCGGCCTCACCGCAGCCGGGCTTCGGAAAGCCTTATCTCGTACTGACAACGATCACTAAACCCGGTATAGTGCCATTGTGGCGCGGCCGGCTCGTTGTCCGCGTGGTAAGTCCCCTGCCCTCGATTACGGAGAGCGCGATGACCGTTTCCGCTGAGCCGACGCGCCAGCCTCATCAGGCGGCCCAGCCCA
This genomic stretch from Mycobacterium dioxanotrophicus harbors:
- a CDS encoding ParA family protein, producing MQQGTGLERIGLTGSALDTFCVDVGASPDYVLDLFNRLIITIAAWKGGVGKTELAKELAWLLDGVLVDLDWDAGGATRAWGYRYETRTNAPLLDALERGRCPRPLSGRGMRADLIPSHPDFAVNQPSGPDMAAALEKWSAELKRPLIIDTHPGGVPSTVGAASAAHVVVVPVNLETRALAATEQMTNELQGGYPLLLVPNRVEAAPEPEVSRLEKISTTYGIEVGPPVHSHAFLKRRKLSGAVCAPGRSGQIPASSARFVAEVKDVARTVLTHAVRNAMAQDQQDEEALL